The following coding sequences are from one Arthrobacter crystallopoietes window:
- a CDS encoding HD domain-containing protein, whose protein sequence is MRTPDTQSPQTNPDAAAGTAWSAADPAAHAEDPRATAFAAAYPVRPVPATGTLDTSPIAGTPAAEDLDRLWKAVVEETRSRGNDIHLPISLAYAERLCRAYPEADAEVVRVAIVLHDTGWAHVDESRILSEGFTGDWRKAAIRFEHETEGCKVARRVLPGLGYPDGFIARVCEIIDGHDTRHVAFSLEDALVRDADRLWRFDHAGIALASSWFAMTPAVYTDRLAAEIIPELITEAAYAMGTADLARSNALLKTGVIR, encoded by the coding sequence ATGAGAACCCCCGACACGCAGAGTCCGCAGACCAACCCCGACGCCGCCGCCGGCACCGCCTGGTCCGCAGCGGATCCGGCAGCGCACGCGGAAGATCCCCGCGCCACCGCCTTTGCCGCCGCGTACCCCGTACGGCCCGTTCCGGCCACCGGCACCCTGGACACCTCGCCCATCGCCGGCACACCGGCGGCCGAAGACCTGGACAGGCTCTGGAAGGCCGTGGTGGAGGAAACCCGCAGCCGCGGCAACGACATCCACCTGCCCATCTCGCTGGCCTACGCCGAACGGCTCTGCCGGGCCTACCCGGAGGCCGACGCCGAAGTGGTCCGCGTGGCCATCGTGCTGCATGACACCGGCTGGGCGCACGTGGACGAATCACGCATCCTCTCCGAAGGTTTCACCGGCGACTGGCGGAAGGCCGCCATCCGCTTCGAGCACGAAACCGAAGGCTGCAAGGTGGCCCGCCGGGTGCTGCCCGGACTGGGCTACCCGGACGGCTTCATCGCGCGGGTCTGCGAAATCATCGACGGCCACGACACCCGCCATGTGGCCTTCTCGCTGGAGGATGCCCTGGTCCGCGACGCCGACCGGCTGTGGCGCTTCGACCACGCCGGCATCGCACTGGCCTCGTCCTGGTTCGCCATGACGCCTGCCGTCTACACGGACCGCCTGGCCGCGGAGATCATCCCCGAACTCATCACCGAAGCCGCCTACGCGATGGGCACGGCCGACCTCGCCCGGTCCAACGCACTGCTCAAGACAGGAGTGATCCGATGA
- a CDS encoding LysR family transcriptional regulator, producing MAEFTIRQLQYFVAVLDHGSVTAAAKESNISQAAASMAIAQLEHAVGVDLLIRTRAKKVVATPAGLELAARARHILSMIGDIEGAVAGGFDEMRGALRTGCSPTLSPRLLPGLVDYFSSEYPAVDVSFREASAAELQQDVLEGRIDLALIYSLQAVDGVELAEIARVQPHLMLSATHPLAGQESITFAQVRDEWAILHDVPPTIERVTGMMRATGVEPKLRWPSTDMETIRSLVARGLGYSMVNTRPVNDTTGDGLKVAYVPLADELPPNSVVAALPPGTRVPRRVKEAIRFLREAATAPPAGTSQ from the coding sequence ATGGCTGAGTTCACCATCCGCCAGTTGCAGTACTTCGTTGCCGTGCTGGACCATGGTTCCGTCACGGCGGCCGCGAAGGAATCGAATATCTCGCAGGCCGCGGCGTCCATGGCCATCGCCCAACTGGAGCACGCGGTAGGTGTTGATCTGCTGATCCGGACCCGCGCGAAGAAAGTCGTGGCAACGCCGGCAGGATTGGAGCTCGCGGCGAGGGCCAGACACATCCTGAGCATGATCGGTGACATCGAAGGTGCCGTTGCCGGCGGCTTCGACGAAATGCGGGGGGCGTTGCGTACGGGCTGCAGCCCCACCCTGTCCCCGCGCTTGCTGCCTGGCCTGGTGGACTATTTCAGCAGCGAGTATCCGGCAGTGGACGTCTCATTCCGTGAGGCCAGCGCTGCCGAGTTGCAGCAGGACGTCCTGGAGGGGCGGATCGATCTTGCCCTGATCTACTCGCTGCAGGCAGTCGACGGCGTGGAGCTGGCGGAAATCGCCCGGGTGCAGCCACACCTGATGCTGTCGGCAACGCACCCGCTGGCAGGCCAGGAATCCATTACCTTCGCCCAGGTGCGCGATGAGTGGGCCATCCTGCATGACGTGCCGCCCACCATCGAAAGGGTGACCGGCATGATGCGCGCCACCGGCGTCGAGCCAAAGCTCCGCTGGCCCAGCACGGACATGGAAACCATCCGCTCCCTCGTTGCCCGCGGCCTTGGCTATTCCATGGTCAACACCCGCCCGGTAAACGACACAACGGGGGACGGGCTCAAGGTCGCCTATGTTCCGCTGGCCGACGAGTTGCCGCCCAACTCCGTGGTGGCGGCGCTGCCGCCGGGGACCCGCGTCCCGAGGCGGGTCAAAGAGGCGATCCGGTTCCTCCGCGAGGCCGCGACGGCTCCGCCCGCCGGCACCTCTCAGTAG
- a CDS encoding MBL fold metallo-hydrolase encodes MTASNLKPRIVTLGTAGGPRWWTPAEENNRTGIATAVVVGDSFYLVDCGHGVGRRLSQAGLKLANLRGIFLTHLHSDHTVDLASLAIFGLYDLLDRRNDPVRIIGPGNRGMLPYTSPRATVEPVPVAPHCPTPGTREMFEQLMYAHATDLNDRIIDSLRPSPFELFEASDIEIPDGIGYHANENPTPAMDPFVIYEDDLVKVSAILVEHPPVAPAFGFRFDTAEGSVTFSGDTTYTQNMVTLAQDTDLLLHEAIDFDFVEAMYADKTDEGSRAARDHHYKSHTSVRDAAKVASEAGVKQLALHHLVPGMAGDSVWKQAAEHFHGTFHVPADLEHIELRPSR; translated from the coding sequence ATGACCGCGTCGAACCTCAAGCCCCGCATCGTCACCCTCGGCACGGCCGGCGGCCCCCGGTGGTGGACGCCCGCTGAGGAGAACAACCGGACCGGAATCGCCACCGCCGTCGTCGTCGGGGATTCCTTCTACCTGGTGGACTGCGGACACGGTGTTGGACGCCGGCTGAGCCAGGCCGGCCTGAAGCTGGCCAACCTGCGCGGCATCTTCCTCACCCACCTGCATTCCGACCACACTGTGGATCTGGCCAGTCTTGCGATTTTCGGGCTGTACGACCTTCTCGACCGGCGCAACGATCCGGTCCGGATCATCGGTCCTGGCAACCGCGGCATGTTGCCGTACACCTCGCCGCGGGCCACGGTTGAGCCCGTCCCGGTGGCCCCGCACTGCCCGACGCCGGGAACCCGCGAAATGTTCGAGCAGCTGATGTACGCGCATGCCACGGACCTCAACGACAGGATCATCGACAGCCTGCGCCCGTCCCCGTTCGAGCTGTTCGAAGCCTCCGATATCGAGATTCCGGATGGCATCGGCTACCACGCGAATGAGAACCCGACGCCGGCCATGGATCCGTTCGTGATCTACGAAGACGACCTCGTCAAGGTGTCGGCCATCCTGGTGGAGCACCCGCCGGTGGCACCGGCCTTCGGGTTCCGCTTCGATACCGCGGAGGGCTCGGTGACGTTCTCGGGCGACACCACCTACACGCAGAACATGGTCACGCTGGCGCAGGACACCGATCTGCTGCTGCACGAGGCGATCGACTTCGATTTTGTCGAGGCTATGTACGCGGATAAGACGGACGAAGGCTCCCGCGCGGCCAGGGACCACCACTACAAGTCGCACACCAGCGTCCGCGACGCCGCGAAGGTCGCCAGCGAGGCCGGCGTGAAGCAACTGGCCCTGCACCACCTCGTTCCCGGCATGGCCGGCGATTCCGTCTGGAAGCAGGCCGCGGAACATTTCCACGGCACCTTCCACGTACCGGCAGACCTCGAACACATCGAGCTCCGCCCGTCCCGCTGA
- a CDS encoding SDR family NAD(P)-dependent oxidoreductase: MTQQPTDANDAAATSRERTDAGTAQRTVLITGAAGGLGRAFALGFAGRGYRVAVADVNLEGAEETAKLVRETGADAAAYRADVTDPASTESLAAQVAEFGNGRIDVVLNNAAIYATVTRTPFEDIDPDEWDLVMNVNLKGPWLVTRAASPYLADGGRVINLSSATIFSGSEQWLHYVASKGGVVALTRVLAKELGRRGITVNAIAPGFTLTEASYSLMEDAESYGVDRGALKRASQPEDIVGAALFLAGPDSSYITGQTMVVDGGRQFI, from the coding sequence ATGACGCAGCAACCCACCGATGCCAACGACGCCGCTGCTACCAGCAGGGAGCGGACGGATGCTGGTACGGCACAGCGGACCGTGCTGATCACCGGTGCCGCCGGGGGCCTCGGCCGGGCCTTCGCGCTCGGTTTCGCCGGCCGCGGCTACCGGGTGGCCGTCGCGGACGTGAACCTGGAAGGCGCGGAAGAGACGGCCAAGCTGGTCCGCGAAACCGGTGCCGACGCGGCGGCCTACCGGGCAGATGTGACCGACCCGGCGTCCACTGAGTCGCTCGCTGCCCAGGTGGCGGAATTCGGGAACGGTCGCATCGACGTCGTACTCAATAACGCGGCCATTTACGCCACGGTGACCCGCACGCCCTTCGAGGACATCGACCCGGACGAATGGGACCTGGTCATGAATGTGAACCTCAAGGGGCCTTGGCTGGTGACCCGTGCGGCGAGCCCCTACCTGGCCGATGGCGGGCGCGTTATCAACCTGTCCAGTGCCACCATCTTCTCCGGGTCCGAGCAGTGGCTGCACTATGTCGCTTCCAAGGGCGGGGTGGTGGCGCTGACCCGGGTGCTGGCCAAGGAGCTGGGCCGGCGCGGCATCACGGTCAACGCGATCGCGCCGGGCTTCACGCTCACCGAAGCCAGCTACTCGCTGATGGAGGACGCCGAAAGCTACGGCGTGGACCGCGGGGCGCTCAAGCGGGCCAGCCAGCCCGAAGACATCGTCGGGGCGGCGCTGTTCCTGGCCGGTCCGGACAGCTCGTACATCACCGGCCAAACCATGGTGGTCGACGGCGGCCGCCAGTTCATCTAA
- a CDS encoding type II toxin-antitoxin system Phd/YefM family antitoxin, with protein sequence MAITASEARARLFPLIEQVNEDHAPVEIVSKKGSAVLMSLEDYEALQETAYLLRTPANAARLTESIAQHRAGKAAARQLAE encoded by the coding sequence ATGGCCATAACCGCATCGGAAGCACGCGCGCGCCTCTTTCCCCTGATCGAACAGGTCAACGAGGACCATGCCCCCGTTGAAATCGTGTCGAAAAAGGGCAGCGCAGTGCTCATGTCGCTTGAAGATTACGAGGCCTTGCAGGAGACGGCATACCTGCTGCGTACCCCCGCAAACGCCGCCCGCCTTACCGAAAGCATTGCCCAGCATCGGGCCGGAAAAGCAGCAGCCAGGCAGCTCGCCGAGTGA
- a CDS encoding aldehyde dehydrogenase family protein — protein sequence MTSAAHSATEATRQAPAAFSGPAVDARAALSLPYTHVDDVFINGAWVPARGTGRNPVTDPATGQIWGSVPDGTPEDIDAAVGAARKAFDGGWARLAPSERAAYLLRIADEVDKRAEEMSLTNTRENGSPVSESTGAAANAASIFRYFATLAEYLERDDVRPFPRGGGESVVRRDPVGVCALIAPWNFPINLMVIKLAPALLAGCTVVMKPASPTPLSFRLVVDAVAAAGVPAGVVNLVTGSGRLGDALVRHPGVDKVAFTGSTPVGRKIAAACGELLRPVTLELGGKSSGIVLPDADLDAMSSGLVRSCMRNTGQTCYISTRILAPAGRYDEVVDMVTATIAAGVQGDPLDPATVFGPAATESQYRTVLEYVDAGRAEGARATTGGRAARLGGGLEGGFFVEPTVFADVTPSMRISREEIFGPVISVLKYTDVDEAVALANNTEFGLGGLVFGTDQDAALAVADRMDTGSVGINFFASNHSAPFGGRHDSGLGTEYGIEGLNAYLSYKSIHRRP from the coding sequence ATGACTTCCGCCGCCCACAGTGCCACCGAGGCAACCAGGCAAGCGCCGGCGGCGTTCTCCGGCCCTGCCGTGGACGCCCGCGCCGCGCTCTCCCTGCCCTACACCCACGTGGACGACGTCTTCATCAATGGCGCCTGGGTTCCCGCCCGCGGCACCGGCCGCAACCCCGTCACCGATCCGGCCACCGGCCAGATCTGGGGCTCGGTTCCGGACGGCACGCCCGAGGATATCGACGCCGCGGTCGGTGCGGCGCGCAAGGCGTTCGACGGCGGGTGGGCCCGGCTTGCTCCATCCGAGCGGGCCGCCTACCTGCTGCGCATCGCCGACGAGGTGGACAAGCGGGCGGAGGAAATGTCGCTGACCAACACCCGCGAAAACGGTTCGCCGGTCTCCGAGTCCACCGGGGCCGCGGCCAACGCGGCGAGTATCTTCCGCTATTTCGCCACCCTCGCGGAGTACCTGGAGCGCGACGACGTCCGCCCGTTCCCGCGCGGCGGCGGTGAGTCGGTGGTGCGCCGGGATCCGGTGGGCGTGTGTGCGCTGATCGCGCCGTGGAACTTTCCGATCAACCTGATGGTGATCAAGCTGGCGCCGGCGCTGCTGGCAGGCTGCACCGTGGTGATGAAACCGGCCTCGCCCACTCCGCTGTCCTTCCGGCTGGTTGTCGACGCCGTGGCCGCCGCCGGTGTACCCGCCGGCGTGGTCAACCTGGTCACCGGTTCCGGCCGGCTGGGCGATGCGCTGGTCAGGCACCCAGGCGTGGACAAGGTGGCCTTCACCGGTTCAACCCCGGTGGGCCGGAAGATTGCCGCGGCCTGCGGCGAACTGCTGCGGCCGGTCACACTGGAACTCGGCGGCAAGTCCAGTGGCATCGTGCTGCCGGACGCGGACCTGGACGCCATGTCCAGCGGACTGGTGCGCTCCTGCATGCGCAACACCGGCCAGACCTGCTACATCTCCACCCGGATCCTGGCCCCCGCCGGACGCTACGACGAGGTGGTGGACATGGTGACCGCAACCATCGCCGCCGGGGTGCAGGGAGACCCCTTGGATCCTGCAACCGTCTTCGGGCCGGCAGCCACCGAATCCCAGTACCGGACCGTGCTGGAATACGTGGACGCCGGCCGGGCCGAAGGCGCCCGGGCGACCACCGGTGGCCGCGCGGCACGGCTCGGCGGCGGACTCGAAGGCGGCTTCTTCGTGGAACCCACGGTCTTCGCCGACGTCACACCGTCCATGCGGATCTCCCGCGAGGAAATCTTCGGCCCGGTGATCTCCGTCCTGAAGTACACGGACGTGGACGAGGCTGTCGCCTTGGCGAACAACACCGAGTTCGGCCTGGGCGGCCTGGTATTCGGCACGGACCAGGACGCTGCCCTCGCCGTCGCTGACCGGATGGACACCGGCTCCGTGGGCATCAACTTCTTTGCCTCCAACCATTCCGCGCCGTTTGGCGGGCGGCACGATTCGGGTCTCGGCACGGAATACGGCATCGAAGGGCTCAACGCTTACCTCAGCTACAAATCCATCCACCGCCGGCCATAG
- a CDS encoding MFS transporter has translation MSESLKTVTQSAPSAPQHQSGSESLNTKDMRRILASSFIGSAIEYYDFILYATAASIVFNTVFFANLSPAFGLFASFATLAAGYLARPLGGIVFGHFGDKLGRKKMLVLSMLLMGASTVLIGLLPTTAVIGILAPVLLVTLRVIQGIAVGGEWGGAALMALESAPQKKRGLATSFATAGGPAGAVLATLVVSLTSALTGDAFLQWGWRIPFLLSAVLIAVGMIIRLKVAETPMFQKLQEAGEKKRMPLFDVLRNHPRAVVVALIATMSFYACQGILTVWGVSIAVGNGVDRSGVLNWKAAGAVLTLIMCFYTARLSDRIGRRKVLTVAGITGIVLAYPLLMLLSNGTLWGFAIAIVVGNGIVQGALFGPIGAYIAEQFPTRMRYTGASLSYQGASVLGAGFTPMIATGLMIAGNGSIWLVGAFWIAVILAGTIAVRATPEGTKVNLD, from the coding sequence GTGTCCGAGTCACTGAAGACCGTTACGCAGTCCGCACCGTCCGCACCGCAGCACCAGTCCGGCTCCGAGTCCTTGAACACGAAGGACATGCGCCGGATCCTGGCATCCAGCTTCATCGGCAGCGCCATCGAGTACTACGACTTCATCCTGTACGCGACCGCAGCCAGCATCGTCTTCAATACCGTTTTCTTCGCCAACCTCAGCCCCGCCTTCGGCCTGTTCGCCTCCTTCGCGACGCTGGCCGCAGGCTACCTGGCGCGTCCGCTCGGCGGCATCGTCTTCGGCCACTTCGGCGACAAGCTCGGGCGCAAGAAAATGCTTGTGCTGTCCATGCTGCTGATGGGCGCTTCGACGGTCCTCATCGGCCTGCTGCCCACCACCGCAGTGATCGGAATCCTTGCGCCGGTCCTGCTGGTGACCCTGCGCGTCATCCAGGGCATTGCCGTGGGCGGCGAATGGGGCGGCGCGGCCTTGATGGCACTGGAGTCCGCACCACAGAAGAAGCGCGGCCTGGCCACTTCCTTCGCCACCGCCGGTGGACCCGCCGGTGCCGTGCTGGCCACCTTGGTGGTTTCGCTGACGTCCGCCCTGACCGGCGATGCGTTCCTGCAGTGGGGCTGGCGCATTCCGTTCCTGCTCAGCGCGGTGCTGATCGCCGTCGGCATGATCATTCGGCTCAAGGTTGCTGAAACGCCGATGTTCCAGAAGCTGCAGGAAGCCGGCGAGAAAAAGCGCATGCCGCTCTTCGACGTGCTGCGAAACCATCCCCGCGCCGTCGTTGTTGCCCTGATCGCCACCATGAGCTTCTACGCCTGCCAGGGCATCCTGACCGTGTGGGGCGTTTCCATCGCCGTCGGCAACGGGGTGGACCGTTCCGGCGTACTCAATTGGAAGGCGGCAGGCGCCGTCCTCACCCTGATCATGTGCTTCTACACTGCGCGGCTCAGTGACCGGATCGGCCGCCGCAAGGTCCTCACCGTTGCAGGCATCACCGGCATTGTGCTGGCCTACCCGCTGCTGATGCTGCTGAGCAACGGCACGCTGTGGGGCTTCGCCATCGCCATCGTGGTCGGCAACGGCATCGTCCAGGGCGCGCTCTTCGGCCCCATCGGCGCCTACATCGCCGAGCAGTTCCCCACCCGCATGCGCTACACCGGAGCCTCGCTGTCCTACCAGGGCGCTTCGGTGCTCGGCGCCGGCTTCACCCCGATGATCGCCACCGGCCTGATGATCGCGGGCAACGGCAGCATCTGGCTGGTCGGAGCGTTCTGGATCGCCGTCATCCTCGCCGGCACCATTGCCGTCCGCGCCACGCCGGAAGGCACCAAGGTCAACCTCGACTGA
- a CDS encoding NAD(P)/FAD-dependent oxidoreductase, producing MMGTGTADAEAKTNDGAAAAAGKAPARTGLLIIGASQSGVQLAVSLRALGFDEHITLLGDEDHRPYQRPALSKEFLQGTVESESLIFRSNEYWDEHNITLVKGEYITRIDKNDDGSGTAHAASGAEFGFKRLALTVGARARKLDLPGADLGGVVYLRNADDALALKAQLDSVREAVVVGGGFIGLEAASSLHKMRKSVTVLEYGPRLIGRAVGEDTSDYFLQAHRGRGIDIRLDARMKRLTAAEDGSRVAGVELEDGTVIPAQLVLVGIGVVPNTELAEQLGLEVDNGIVVDSHALASDGTTVAVGDVANMPNPLPGSPEGEHIRLESVNNAIEHAKVAAYSLMGRREDYAGIPWFWSNQADLKLQIAGLTLGYDQTVVRRDDERGKFSVLYYRNGRIIAADCVNAPLDFMSVKNALAKGQNIPADAAADPAVMLKTIITDG from the coding sequence ATGATGGGCACCGGAACCGCTGACGCGGAAGCCAAGACCAACGACGGCGCCGCCGCCGCTGCAGGGAAGGCGCCGGCCCGGACCGGGCTGCTGATCATCGGCGCCAGCCAGTCCGGCGTGCAGCTGGCCGTGTCGCTGCGGGCCCTGGGCTTCGACGAGCACATCACGCTGCTCGGCGACGAGGACCACCGGCCCTACCAGCGCCCCGCGCTGTCCAAGGAGTTCCTGCAGGGCACGGTGGAGAGCGAATCGCTGATTTTCCGCTCCAACGAGTACTGGGACGAGCACAACATCACCCTGGTCAAGGGCGAGTACATCACCCGGATTGATAAGAACGACGACGGCTCCGGCACCGCGCACGCCGCCTCCGGTGCCGAATTCGGGTTCAAGCGCCTGGCCCTGACGGTCGGCGCCCGGGCGCGGAAACTCGACCTGCCCGGGGCAGACCTGGGCGGCGTGGTTTACCTGCGCAACGCGGACGACGCCCTGGCACTGAAGGCACAGCTGGACAGCGTGCGCGAAGCCGTGGTGGTAGGCGGCGGCTTCATCGGGCTGGAAGCGGCGTCCAGCCTGCACAAGATGCGCAAGTCCGTCACCGTCCTCGAGTACGGCCCGCGCCTGATCGGCCGCGCCGTGGGCGAGGACACCAGCGACTACTTCCTGCAGGCCCACCGCGGCCGCGGCATCGACATCCGGCTCGATGCCCGGATGAAGCGCCTGACCGCAGCCGAAGACGGAAGCCGGGTGGCCGGCGTCGAACTTGAGGACGGCACGGTGATCCCCGCGCAGCTGGTACTCGTCGGGATCGGCGTGGTCCCCAACACCGAACTCGCCGAGCAACTGGGACTGGAAGTCGACAACGGCATCGTAGTGGACTCCCACGCCTTGGCATCGGACGGCACCACCGTGGCGGTGGGCGATGTGGCGAATATGCCCAACCCGCTGCCCGGCTCGCCCGAGGGAGAGCACATCCGGCTGGAAAGCGTGAACAACGCGATCGAGCACGCCAAAGTGGCCGCCTATTCGCTGATGGGCCGGCGCGAGGACTATGCCGGCATCCCATGGTTCTGGTCCAACCAGGCGGACCTGAAACTGCAGATCGCCGGACTGACCCTCGGCTATGACCAGACCGTGGTCCGGCGCGACGACGAACGCGGCAAATTCTCCGTGCTCTACTACCGCAACGGCCGGATCATAGCCGCGGACTGCGTCAATGCACCGCTGGATTTCATGTCGGTCAAGAACGCTCTGGCCAAGGGCCAGAACATACCCGCGGACGCGGCGGCGGATCCCGCCGTCATGCTGAAGACCATCATCACGGACGGCTAA
- a CDS encoding 2Fe-2S iron-sulfur cluster-binding protein produces MPTVYFTDTEGTTREITGNPGDSVMETAVRNGVPGIVAECGGSLSCATCHVFVREDELPELPPMEDMEDEMLYGTAVDREENSRLSCQLKLCEGQDLHVTTPETQV; encoded by the coding sequence ATGCCAACGGTTTATTTCACCGACACGGAAGGCACCACACGCGAGATCACCGGCAACCCCGGGGACTCGGTCATGGAGACGGCCGTCCGCAACGGCGTCCCCGGCATCGTCGCCGAATGCGGCGGTTCGCTGTCCTGCGCCACCTGCCACGTCTTTGTCCGCGAGGACGAGCTGCCCGAGCTGCCGCCCATGGAGGACATGGAGGACGAAATGCTCTACGGCACCGCGGTGGACCGGGAGGAGAACTCCCGCCTGTCCTGCCAGCTGAAGCTGTGCGAGGGTCAGGACCTCCACGTCACTACACCGGAAACGCAGGTCTGA